A window of the Vanessa cardui chromosome 27, ilVanCard2.1, whole genome shotgun sequence genome harbors these coding sequences:
- the LOC124540928 gene encoding uncharacterized protein LOC124540928 — protein sequence MEVDTELSSDALIRRKRPYEGLVIFNSDSDTETEMRMAAKSKPAIRGKTTKGRGSGLARAKAELKAKANEAREEAFERSLRSRAFRKEPPQAVLDSEESSSSDVHTKDPTKMGAEELRAQAGRSAALILEVAQKSSNLKGGFGKKLRESAAALQAIVDALASRTEAEETRKLRADNGRLRKEVDSLKAEVKAHRRDFAEMRSKVAVVNEASTSSAHDARAVDNIKASIISSIGVMINARFAELEERLPPAKIQRPPLAADKRRESAQQIAVSRAQAVNSAPPLTSAPLPKRVPSAAPPAPVAGCSSASLVSETIPPQVVQEMSWSTVVKKGKKGKQAHSPAGTNATVANTVLKTPQAAKPKLTAPRTAAVVVTLQPEAEQKGVTYAQILERAEQGIKLQDLGINGGLKVRRSATGARALELPRAQSDQAEKLADKLRTVLDGVASVVHPVKKVDIKVTGLDDSVTKDKIIAAVAREGNCAPEDLRCGEIARGPGYMGMVRVACPIAAAKKLSDAGRLLVGWSSARVCVLEQRPLRCYKCMGLGHTRILCPFNADRGNLCFRCGVEGHKSAECTGKLRCAVCAEAGKPSGHVMGSKECNPPHHER from the coding sequence ATGGAAGTCGATACTGAATTATCGTCCGATGCCCTAATTCGCCGAAAAAGGCCTTATGAGGGCCTCGTTATTTTTAACTCCGATTCCGATACGGAGACGGAGATGAGGATGGCTGCAAAAAGCAAGCCTGCTATTCGCGGCAAAACTACTAAAGGTCGTGGAAGTGGTCTTGCTCGGGCTAAGGCTGAGCTGAAGGCCAAGGCCAATGAGgctagagaggaggccttcgaaCGATCGCTTCGTAGTCGAGCGTTTCGAAAGGAACCTCCTCAGGCTGTCTTGGACTCCGAGGAATCTTCTTCCTCGGATGTCCACACCAAGGATCCCACAAAAATGGGCGCCGAGGAACTTCGCGCACAGGCTGGTCGAAGCGCAGCCCTCATTTTGGAGGTGGCACAAAAGTCCTCCAATTTAAAAGGAGGATTTGGCAAAAAGCTGAGggagtcggcggctgcactacaggCCATTGTAGATGCCTTAGCGTCTCGGACGGAAGCCGAGGAGACTCGAAAGCTCCGCGCTGATAACGGacgcctgcgcaaagaggtagacagcctcaaggccgaggtgAAGGCTCACCGTCGCGATTTTGCGGAGATGCGGTCCAAGGTCGCTGTGGTCAATGAGGCATCCACCAGCTCTGCACACGATGCTCGGGCGGTGGATAATATAAAAGCCTCAATTATATCGTCGATAGGCGTTATGATCAACGCCCGATTTGCCGAATTGGAGGAACGCCTTCCTCCGGCTAAAATACAGCGCCCACCATTAGCTGCTGATAAGAGGCGGGAATCAGCACAGCAAATTGCTGTGTCCCGAGCGCAGGCAGTCAATTCGGCTCCACCGTTGACTTCTGCACCCCTACCTAAGCGGGTTCCATCAGCTGCCCCACCGGCACCTGTTGCTGGCTGTTCAAGCGCCTCGCTCGTGTCGGAGACAATTCCGCCTCAGGTGGTCCAGGAAATGTCCTGGTCCACTGTAGTAAAAAAGGGGAAGAAGGGGAAACAGGCTCACTCTCCGGCTGGAACGAATGCCACGGTGGCGAACACGGTGCTTAAGACACCTCAAGCGGCCAAGCCTAAGCTGACTGCTCCTCGCACAGCTGCAGTAGTGGTTACGCTGCAGCCAGAAGCGGAGCAGAAAGGTGTCACATATGCTCAGAtcttggagcgcgctgagcaaGGCATTAAACTGCAAGATCTCGGCATCAATGGAGGGTTAAAAGTCCGACGCTCCGCGACGGGAGCCAGGGCGCTGGAGCTGCCGAGAGCACAGTCGGACCAGGCCGAAAAACTAGCCGATAAGCTCCGCACAGTGTTGGATGGGGTGGCCAGCGTCGTTCATCCCGTAAAAAAAGTGGACATTAAGGTGACGGGGCTAGATGACTCCGTCACCAAAGATAAGATTATCGCCGCAGTCGCCCGCGAGGGGAATTGTGCCCCTGAAGACCTAAGATGTGGAGAGATTGCACGTGGGCCCGGTTACATGGGTATGGTCCGCGTGGCATGTCCAATAGCTGCGGCAAAGAAACTGTCTGACGCCGGTCGTCTcttggttgggtggagctcggccagggTATGCGTGCTAGAGCAGCGCCCtttgcgctgctacaagtgcatgggccTTGGCCATACTAGGATACTATGCCCATTCAATGCGGATCGAGGGAACCTTTGCTTCCGGTGCGGCGTTGAAGGTCATAAATCGGCGGAATGcaccgggaagctgcgctgcgcGGTGTGCGCAGAAGCCGGaaagccctccgggcacgtgatggggtcgaAAGAATGTAAccccccccatcacgaaaggtaa
- the LOC124540927 gene encoding uncharacterized protein LOC124540927 yields MAEWGIDLAVACEPYYVPPLTHWVGDVDGTVAVLARSGTGPPLSLIERGSGYVVVGWGKYAIVGTYFSPNRSLAEFETYLGFVRAAVARQSPKPTLVLGDLNANSAPKAPLSPRRCRQNSFCAWSGNSFPTQASMSLHRWPPAP; encoded by the exons atggcggagtgggggaTTGACCTGGCTGTGGCCTGCGAGCCCTATTACGTTCCTCCCTTAACTCATTGGGTAGGGGACGTGGACGGCACTGTGGCGGTCCTCGCGAGGAGTGGAACggggccccccctctcactcatcgagaggggcTCGGGCTACGTAGTGGTGGGGTGGGGGAAGTACGCCATCGTCGgtacgtacttctcccctaaccgcagcctggctgagttcgagacatATCTCGGCTttgtcagagctgcggtggccaggcagtcgccgaaaccgacaCTGGTTCTCGgtgacttaaacgcgaa ttccgcacccaaggcgcccctcTCACCGAGACGCTGCCGCCAGAACTCCTTCTGCGCCTGGTCGGGGAACTCTTTCCCCacccaggcgagcatgtccctccaCAGATGGCCCCcagctccgtga